Proteins from a genomic interval of Callospermophilus lateralis isolate mCalLat2 chromosome 1, mCalLat2.hap1, whole genome shotgun sequence:
- the Timm13 gene encoding mitochondrial import inner membrane translocase subunit Tim13 — MESGFGSDFGGSGGGKLDPGLIMEQVKVQIAVANAQELLQRMTDKCFRKCIGKPGGSLDNSEQKCIAMCMDRYMDAWNTVSRAYNSRLQRERANM; from the exons atggaGAGCGGCTTCGGCTCGGATTTCGGGGGCTCCGGCGGCGGGAAGCTGGACCCGGGGCTCATCATGGAGCAGGTGAAGGTGCAGATTGCCGTGGCCAACGCCCAGGAGCTGCTTCAG AGGATGACCGACAAGTGTTTCCGGAAGTGCATTGGGAAGCCGGGGGGCTCCTTGGACAATTCGGAGCAG AAGTGCATCGCCATGTGCATGGACCGCTATATGGACGCCTGGAACACCGTGTCCCGCGCCTACAACTCGCGGCTGCAGCGGGAAC